The Orcinus orca chromosome 20, mOrcOrc1.1, whole genome shotgun sequence region CAGACAGACTTCACTCACTCAGGTGGACAGGTGGGCACGTAAGGTCACCTACCTTGAAGTGAAGGGGAGTGGGGCTCTGGGGCTGCCTCCAAATGATGACAGTGAGCCCAGTGGTGAGCAGTAACAGCAGCACAGCTGCTGTTGTATACACGGGGTCTCCAGAGAACACGTGGCTGGGCCACTGGGCCAGTATCAGGCTCAGGGTCGTCAGCAGGAGAACTGCAAGGGTCAGGGTGGAGGAGAACAGGTTCAACTCCGGAAGCCAAATAGCTCAAGACCTTGGGTCATGCCCCTCCCCAGAACTGCCCACCTCACGAAGGGCCATCCCATCTCCAAGATGCCTCAACTGCCAATATACACACTCCCGTCCTATCCTGTCCATTTCAGAAGACACCAAAGAGCAATCCCCCTGCTCACCAAGGAGTGAGGCACTTCCATAGATAATCTGGCCAGATTTCAGGGTGGGGACGGTGTGGAGAGGGTGACACAGACTCTTGAGAATCTTTGAGGTTCCTGCTTCAGGTACAGATTCCAAAGGGCTTTCTTCAACTACAGGCTTcatctcagtttctttctctgttttctcaatcCCGCTTAAATTCTGGTCTGGTTGGTACCTGAATTAGAGGTATTAAGTCAATATGAACAGCAGCCCCTACTCATCCAACGTCAAGCAGTCTAATCCACCTCTCGCCCAACTTAAGCCTAGCGGGACGTTTAGAAGGCAGCATGAAGGCAAACGACGGTTATCTCCCCTTCGATCCCCACGAGTCAAAGACCCCCAGCCAAGGTGTGGCGTAGTCTCACCTGAGGACAAGAACAGAAAAAGACACCAGGGAATAAGCCAGCAGGGTTCCGATTGACATGAGGTCCACGAGATCACTGAGCTCGAAAAGTAATGCCATGACCCCTAGAACGAGGGCACAAACAAGGTGGAGAGGGAGTGAAAATCCAGTAGAAATATCCAAGTTAAGAAAACTGATCAAAGAAGGAATGGGCATCGTTTATTTACCTGCAAGAGTTCCAGAAGCCAAGGTGGCCATGATGGGGGTGCGTGTACGGGCATGGATCTGGGCAAGTCCCCGGAAGAGGAGCCCGTCATCTGCCATTGAGTAGATGACACGAGGCATAGGGAACATGGCACCCAGGAGGCTAGAAGAGAAGATGGGAACATGTGTGAGGACGTGGATAAGCAGGACAGACTGGGGTGTCTGCTCCCTAGTCCACGTGGGGTAAGGTGTCTTTCCCTCTTGTCTCTCAATCCCAAGGGCTGGGATACCTGAGCATCTGACAGTAGATGGGGAGAAAGCTTTGACACTGACCTGGATGTAAGAGCACAGAGGGTGCCAACAGCCACGACATATCTGGCAGGGGCCCAGCCGACATGGAGGAAAGCGTGTGGTAAGGGGCTGTCAGGATGAATCTGGTAGTAGGGCACCATGAGGGTGAGTGCCGCCGAGACACCAGCATATGCCAAAAAGCAGATGAGGAGCGAGATCACAATGCCCAAGGGGATGGATCGCTGAGGATTTCGGGCTTCTTCCCCTGCAGGATGGGAGGAAGCATTGGGCCAGGAAAACACACTGTGATGAAATACAAAATCCCCTTTCCGGACTTCcccggtgacgcagtggttaagaatccacctgccagtgcagggaacacgggttcaagccctggtccgggaagatcccacatgccacggagcaactaagcccgcaagccacaactactgagcccacacgcctagagcctgtactcccaATAAgtgaaggcaccgcaatgagaagcccgcgcaccgcaaagaagagtagcccccgctcaccgcagctagagaaagcctgcgctcagcaacgaagacccaacgcagccataaattaattaattttttaaaaattcgcTTTCCTCTTGAacctccaaaaagaaacccctaTGCCCAAGGGCAGCCTTATCTGTGCCCAAACCCCTGATGGGACACACAATGACCATGTTACCTGTAGTGGCAATGGCATCAAAACCAACAAATGCGTAGAAACATGTAGCTGCTCCTTGGAAAATCCCGTCGAAGCCAAAAGGCACAAACCCTCCAGAACCCAGAGGGCCCAATCTATGGTGAGAGAAGGAGCAAGAAAGAATGTGGGTGAGCTGTGTTCAGCCATCCGTACTGGACTTTTTGGTTAATACCACAAGTTCTGGGCTCCAGGAGGACCCCATCACCTGGATCCTTCAGCCCAGATCTCTTTAGTCCCCACCGT contains the following coding sequences:
- the LOC101279630 gene encoding cationic amino acid transporter 3-like isoform X2, yielding MSKMLYQDVYQFGQKLIRRRPLEPREESESCMARCLNTLDLVALGVGSTLGAGVYILAGEVAKDKAGPAIVICFLVAALSSVLSGLCYAEFGARVPCSGSAYLYSYVTVGQLCAFITGWNLILSYVIGTASVARAWSSAFDSLTGNHISHVLQGAFSLHVPYSLAKYPDFFALGLVLLLTGVLALGARESALVNKVFTGLNLSVLSFMVISGFVKGDLHNWQLTEQDYKLNTSGSNDTSRLGPLGSGGFVPFGFDGIFQGAATCFYAFVGFDAIATTGEEARNPQRSIPLGIVISLLICFLAYAGVSAALTLMVPYYQIHPDSPLPHAFLHVGWAPARYVVAVGTLCALTSSLLGAMFPMPRVIYSMADDGLLFRGLAQIHARTRTPIMATLASGTLAGVMALLFELSDLVDLMSIGTLLAYSLVSFSVLVLRYQPDQNLSGIEKTEKETEMKPVVEESPLESVPEAGTSKILKSLCHPLHTVPTLKSGQIIYGSASLLVLLLTTLSLILAQWPSHVFSGDPVYTTAAVLLLLLTTGLTVIIWRQPQSPTPLHFKVPALPLLPLMSIFVNVYLMMQMTSGTWAQFAVWMVIGFVIYFGYGIRHSLEKNNQQPPASNSQTFDKNIPGAESP